TTGGCGAGTGTTTCCTAGTTCATCATAAACATTAATGGATGTTACATGGCCTCTTCTTTGGCGAGGATCTGGATCATTGATATAACGTTGGATGTCTTCTTCTGTTGCGTCGGATGGAACAGCGGCAACACTTGCATTGAGGTTGGATTGAAAATCTACGTTCTGAGTGGCACGAGCTGGTTCTTTAGAATAAAGAGGAATGACGATGTCTTCCAAAGATCCTGCGGAGTTGATGTATTTGTTTCCACCATCATCCAAACGAGAATTCCAACCTTGCACTTTCAAACCATTCGCAGGGTTTACATAAAATCCGTTTTTATCTATGTTGAAAGCACCAGCACGAGTATAAAATTGTTTATCGCCATCTTTTACTACAAAGAAACCTTCTCCAGAAACGGCAACGTCGGTATTCTTTCCTGTAGTTTGTAAAGCACCTTGCGTCATAATTTTATCGATAGCAGCAATGAGAGAACCAAGACCTACTTGTTTCGGGTTTGTTCCCCCGATCCTTTCGTTTGGTTCAGACGCACCTTGTAACTCTTGTGAAATCATGTCTTGGAAGGTAACTCGTTCGGTTTTAAAACCGTGTGTGTTTACGTTGGAGATGTTGTTACCAATAACATCCATTCTTACTTGGTGGTTTTTCAATCCGGAAACTCCGGAGTAAAGTGATCTCATCATAACGTTATATCCTCTCTTTTTTTATCGACCTTTTTGAATTAATCCTGATAAGCTTCTTGTTTTTTTAATGTATTATTCGGAACATTCTGTGCGTTCCCGGGACGTTGGAACTCTGGCTCTGCTTTAAGTAAAGATGGGTCAGAAATCAAATTGATTTTTGCTACATCAAGCATTCGCCCGTTCACACGAACGTAAGTTTTCCCTTCATTATCAAAAAGAATCGCACCGGCAAGACCTGTGACATCTTCTCCGGTAACTAAATCCGGTCCTGATACAATTTTACCAACCACCGAATAACTTTGTTTAGATTCCATTCTCGCAATTCCAGATGAGATGTTTTTCATCTGCTCTAATGAAGAGAACTGTGCCATTTGTGCGATGAAGTCTTTATCTTGCACTGGGTTTGTTGGATCCTGGTGAGAAAGTTGTGTAAGAAGGAGTTTTAAAAAATCATCTTTCCCGAGTTCTTTTTGTTTCTCACGAATTTCAATGCCTTTGAGTCCACTTGTTTCTTCTTTATCCAACTGTTCCAAATGTTTGCGTATATTGAAGGTTCTATCCCCTTCAAAGTATTTGGTTCTTGCTGAATTTTGTGTTGATATGTCTTGCATTCCGTCTGGCATGGGATCCTCTATTTTTATCTATTTACTGGCGATTTATGCGAAAAATTCCAATGTTTTGGTTTCTTCGAATGCCGGAAGACCGAGAAGGTCTGTGGATTCCTCTAATCCCAATGAGTTTTCTGAATTACGGAACCGGGCCGCTTCGACCATCGTTTGGTAGAGTTCATTTTGTTCTTTGCGATCGGTAAGGCCACTTCCATCATCCCATAAATCAATGATGAGCGCTTGTAAGTCGAGACCAGATTCTTTTAGATTTTCTTTGATGGTTTGGATTTCGTTTTGAAGGGATTTTTGTAATTCTTCTGACTCTACAAGGATCCGACCTTCTACCTTATCCCCATCCACAGTGACTTTCAAAGTAAGCCTTCCGTATTCTTTGGGATTCATTACGATTTCAGCACTAGACTTTCCATTTTGGACAATATCAAACCGTGCTTGTTTGATGAGTTCGTCTATATTCTGTTTGAGATTGGTTTCTTTTGGTTTTGAGTTTTTTTCAAACGAACGAATCTCTTCTGTTTTGGATGTCATTTTAGTTTCTAAAGACGAAAATGCAAAACCTTGTTTGGTGCCACGTTCGTCAGAAGAACGACCACCGTCTTCCCCTGATTTTGAAGGAGTGCTCGTTTGAACGTTGGGAACTAAAGTGGCTTCCGTGGATTTTTGTTTTTCCAAAGCAGAAGGGACTTTAGAATCTTGTTTTTGGAATTCTTTGTCTTTGACTCCAAGAGAACGAATCATTTTATCAGCGTTTTGTGTTTGGTTGGATTTCTCTTGGTCTGAAGAAATCTCAGTATTTTCCGATCCACTCTTTATTTGTTTAGATGATTTTGGTTTTCCTTCTGTTTTACGAACAGAGTGTTCGCTTTGAAGATCCTTTGTTTCTACTTTGATCTCTTTTCCCTTGGCAAAAACTAAATCAGAAACTTGGGAACCGGAATGACTCACTTCCACCTTGGTTCCGAAAGAAACTGGTTTCCCATTTGTTTTTTTATCTTCTATAGGTTTTTTCGCAAAACCTGGAAAATGAACCAAATTCGATTCTTTGGCCAAAGGAGTTTGCGATTTTGTCGCACTAGACTCACTTGTTTTTTTTGTTTGTTCCGAAAGGAAAAAACTTTCCGCTAATTTTTTAGCATCATCAATAAAGGCATTTCCTTCTTTCGGAGAATAAGCAGGCGTTTTTTCAGCAGACTTTTGTAAGGATAATAAAACTGTTTTTTCCTTCGTGGACATTTCGTTCCCTTGGTTAGCCGGAATCATTGAACGGTCAAAGTCCACAGTGGAAGTAACAACCCGAAGACTATACTCTAAGGCATCCCGATCTAAATCTTCTTCTTCGCTGGTCTCTTCCGTTTCTTCCTCTGCTGAAGATTCTTCTGAAACAGTTTCTTCTTTTTGTGTTTCTGCTATAGCACTTAACGTTTGATTTGCGGTCTCTTCCGGTTTCGGAATTTCAGTTTGAGAAGTTGTGCCTTCTTTGTCTTGACCTGGAGTTTTGTATTCGGAAGGACTTTTAGGTTTTTCAGAATGCACTTGGAATTCACGTTCCAAAATTTCCCCAAAACTTTCACGCACCGCCATCGCATGGTTTTCTTCCCCACTGCGTTTGGAGGACTTCCAATCCACCTGTGGGAATTGAATTAAGTTTTGGTTTTCAACTTTTACGTTCATGGGGTGCCTTCTCCCTTAAGGATCGAACTTCCCCAGATTTCCTTGAGAGAATTATCTTCTTCCTTTTCCGGTTTATGTCGGGAAGGGAAAAGAGTGGGTCTTACGAAATAAATTTCGTTTGACAAATATCTGCTAAATTGGAGGATGAGTTTGATTTATTAATCAAAAGGGCGCAAAAATGAAAAAATTTACCCGTATTTCGACTATAAAACCAACAATTTCTGCAATATTGTGCATTTTCTTGAGTCTTGGGGCTCTATTTACCGTTGCTGCAGATTCGACCTTCCTACACGTGTCCTTTGACCCTACAAGGGAATTGTATGAAGAAATCAATAAATCCTTCCTAAAACAATGGAAGGAAAAGAAAGGAAGTGAGTTTGCCATCCAACAATCCCACGGTGGGTCAGGAAAACAAGCACGTGCGGTGATTGATGGACTCGATGCAGATGTAGTGAGTCTTGCACTCTCTTACGATATAGATAGCATTTCCACCAAATCAGGGTTAATCGATGCAAATTGGCAAAAAAAACTACCTAACAATAGTGTTCCCTACTATTCGACCATCGTATTTTTGGTTCGTAAATCCAATCCGAAAAAAATCAAAGACTGGGATGATATCGTAAAACCCGGCGTTTCTATCATCACACCAAACCCAAAAACCGGTGGTGGTGCCAGATGGAATTATCTCGCTGCTTACGGGTTTGCAAAACGCAAATACAAATCGGATGAAAAAGCAACAGCGTTTATCAAAGCACTTTTCAAAAATACATCGGTTCTTGATACAGGTGCTCGCGGATCCACAACCACTTTTGTCCAAAGAGGAATTGGCGATGTGCTTATCACTTGGGAAAATGAAGCAAAACTTTCACTTGATGAAGAAAAAAGATCCGGAAAGAATACTTTAGAAGTTGTTTATCCATCAGAATCAATCAAAGCAGAAACTCCTGTCGCCGTGGTGACAAAAACTGCTACAGAAAAAGGCAATTTGGAAAAAGCGACTACCTACCTAGAGTTTCTTTATACAAAAGAAGGACAATCCATCATTTCTAAACATTTTTTTAGACCCACTGACGCTGCGACTGCCAAAGCTTCTGCCAAAGAATTTCCAAACATTAAATTATTTTCCCTATCCGATTTAGGGGAAACTTGGGATTCTGCACAGAAAAAACATTTTGCAGATGCGGGTGTCTTTGATGCCATCTACAAAACCCAATAAAATATGCTTATAGAAACCCGGCCGTATAAAAAAATACATTTTGGAATCAGTTTAGGACTGACAGTTTTTTACTCGTCCGCGGTTGTCATCATCCCCCTTCTAGGACTCTTCATCCATTCTCTCGGGATTGGAGTTTCCGGAATCCTAGAAGTTTTTTCAGATGAAAGAATTCGCTCCGCACTTTTTTTAAGTTTCAGCGTAGGAATCATTTCTGCCATTCTCAATCTCTTCATTGGATTTTTATTTGCTTGGGTTCTTGTTCGTTACAATTTTCCTTTTAAAAAACTCCTCGATACCTTAATTGATTTGCCTTTCACTCTGCCAACAGCAGTTGCCGGAATTGCCCTCACTACTATCTATTCACAAAAAGGAATCATTGGATCTTACTTTGAAACCTGGGGAATCAAAATTGCCTACACTCCCATTGGGATTGTCATTGCACTCGTTTTTATTGGATTTCCATTTGTGGTAAGAACAGTTCAACCTGTGATTGAAGAGTTACCCAAAGAATTAGAGGAAAGTGCACGTTGCCTCGGGGCAACACCTTTCCAAACATTTTACAAAGTATTACTGCCTGAACTTTGGCCCTCCATCTTAGCCGGAACAGGAATGGCCTTTGCAAGAAGTATTGGAGAATATGGATCTGTTGTTTTTATTTCAGGAAACATCCCTGGAAAAACAGAAATCCTTCCCCTCCTCATCGTCACCAAACTAGAACAATACGAGTATGAAAAAGCAACTTCGATTGCTCTTGTGATGTTACTCACATCTTTTGCATTTATGTTTTTGATTAATTTACTCCAAGATCGGGCATCTAAAAAATTATCATGAAAATCAAAATTTTGCCCATTTTATTAGTGTTTTTAGCCTATATCCTTGCCGGGATCATTCTTATTTTACCTATTTATACTGTTTTTTCGGAAGCCTTTTCGGAAGGGATTCCTAAATACATTGAGTCCATCACAGGAGAATATGCTCTCTATGCGATTGGACTTACTGTAAAAGTTTCCATAGTCTCTGTTATTTTAAATACGATTTTTGGTGTGACGGCAGCCTTTACCATCACCAGATTTCAATTCCCTGGTAAAAATATTTTAGTCACTATCATTGATTCACCATTTGCAGTCTCTCCTGTAGTTTCTGGTCTCATCTTTTTATTGTTATTCGGTAGGCAAGGTTACTTTGGTAACTTTTTATCTGAACATGGTATCAAAATTGTCTTCAATACACCTGGCCTGATCCTTGCGACTGTGTTTATCACATTTCCCTTTGTAGCACGGGAACTCATTCCTCTCATGCAAAGC
Above is a window of Leptospira wolbachii serovar Codice str. CDC DNA encoding:
- a CDS encoding flagellar hook-length control protein FliK yields the protein MNVKVENQNLIQFPQVDWKSSKRSGEENHAMAVRESFGEILEREFQVHSEKPKSPSEYKTPGQDKEGTTSQTEIPKPEETANQTLSAIAETQKEETVSEESSAEEETEETSEEEDLDRDALEYSLRVVTSTVDFDRSMIPANQGNEMSTKEKTVLLSLQKSAEKTPAYSPKEGNAFIDDAKKLAESFFLSEQTKKTSESSATKSQTPLAKESNLVHFPGFAKKPIEDKKTNGKPVSFGTKVEVSHSGSQVSDLVFAKGKEIKVETKDLQSEHSVRKTEGKPKSSKQIKSGSENTEISSDQEKSNQTQNADKMIRSLGVKDKEFQKQDSKVPSALEKQKSTEATLVPNVQTSTPSKSGEDGGRSSDERGTKQGFAFSSLETKMTSKTEEIRSFEKNSKPKETNLKQNIDELIKQARFDIVQNGKSSAEIVMNPKEYGRLTLKVTVDGDKVEGRILVESEELQKSLQNEIQTIKENLKESGLDLQALIIDLWDDGSGLTDRKEQNELYQTMVEAARFRNSENSLGLEESTDLLGLPAFEETKTLEFFA
- a CDS encoding sulfate ABC transporter substrate-binding protein, coding for MKKFTRISTIKPTISAILCIFLSLGALFTVAADSTFLHVSFDPTRELYEEINKSFLKQWKEKKGSEFAIQQSHGGSGKQARAVIDGLDADVVSLALSYDIDSISTKSGLIDANWQKKLPNNSVPYYSTIVFLVRKSNPKKIKDWDDIVKPGVSIITPNPKTGGGARWNYLAAYGFAKRKYKSDEKATAFIKALFKNTSVLDTGARGSTTTFVQRGIGDVLITWENEAKLSLDEEKRSGKNTLEVVYPSESIKAETPVAVVTKTATEKGNLEKATTYLEFLYTKEGQSIISKHFFRPTDAATAKASAKEFPNIKLFSLSDLGETWDSAQKKHFADAGVFDAIYKTQ
- the cysT gene encoding sulfate ABC transporter permease subunit CysT, with protein sequence MLIETRPYKKIHFGISLGLTVFYSSAVVIIPLLGLFIHSLGIGVSGILEVFSDERIRSALFLSFSVGIISAILNLFIGFLFAWVLVRYNFPFKKLLDTLIDLPFTLPTAVAGIALTTIYSQKGIIGSYFETWGIKIAYTPIGIVIALVFIGFPFVVRTVQPVIEELPKELEESARCLGATPFQTFYKVLLPELWPSILAGTGMAFARSIGEYGSVVFISGNIPGKTEILPLLIVTKLEQYEYEKATSIALVMLLTSFAFMFLINLLQDRASKKLS
- the cysW gene encoding sulfate ABC transporter permease subunit CysW, which produces MKIKILPILLVFLAYILAGIILILPIYTVFSEAFSEGIPKYIESITGEYALYAIGLTVKVSIVSVILNTIFGVTAAFTITRFQFPGKNILVTIIDSPFAVSPVVSGLIFLLLFGRQGYFGNFLSEHGIKIVFNTPGLILATVFITFPFVARELIPLMQSQGREEEEAGLLLGASFFQLLKRVILPNIKWGLLYGIILCNARAMGEFGAVSVLSGHIRGKTTTLPLHIEMLYNEFDSVGAFACATLLVFLSLLTLIFKLILEKRTASQKNAD